Proteins encoded by one window of Haliotis asinina isolate JCU_RB_2024 chromosome 6, JCU_Hal_asi_v2, whole genome shotgun sequence:
- the LOC137288181 gene encoding alpha-L-fucosidase-like has protein sequence MTSLKLLTPLLILSVLTVLSVYGQYQPTWESLDARPLPAWYDDAKFGIFIHWGIFSVPGLGSEWFWYLWQEQKVPEIVEFMKKNFRPDWTYADFAPMLTAEFFDADEWARILQTSGAKYTVFVSKHCEGFCHWPSNVSFSWNSMVAGPKRNIVAELAQAVRTKTDLRFGLYHVLYEWFHPLYLQDKENNFTTRRFVDFKIMPELYEIVNTFEPDLVWSDGDWEAPDTYWGSREFLTWLYNDSPIKDKVVTNDRWGIGCNCTHGGVYTCGDRYNPGVLQKHKWVNAMTIDKKSWGFRRNAPLSDYLTIEELIETLARTVSCNGNLLMNIGPTSYGVVSPIYEERLKQMGEWLKVNGEAIYETRPWTYQNETVIPEIWYTSRTNGQEKDIYATVMSWPNVGTFQLTRPIPNDNTVVSLLGYSGTFSYTNAAGQGININIPAIPANAMPCKWAWVFKITNVQN, from the exons ATGACATCTCTCAAACTCCTGACTCCACTTCTAATACTGTCAGTACTTACGGTACTGTCAGTATATGGCCAGTATCAGCCCACATGGGAATCACTGGATGCAAGACCACTTCCTGCATGGTACGATGATGCCAAATTTGGTATCTTCATCCATTGGGGAATCTTCTCAGTGCCAGGTCTTGGATCAGAATGGTTCTGGTACCTCTGGCAAGAGCAAAAAGTACCAGAAATTGTGGAATTCATGAAGAAGAACTTTCGACCAGATTGGACGTATGCTGATTTTGCTCCAATGCTAACTGCAGAATTCTTTGATGCAGATGAGTGGGCAAGAATTTTGCAAACTTCGGGTGCCAA GTACACTGTTTTCGTGAGTAAACACTGTGAGGGTTTCTGTCACTGGCCAAGCAATGTGTCCTTTAGCTGGAATTCCATGGTTGCTGGGCCCAAGAGGAATATTGTAG CCGAGTTGGCCCAAGCAGTCCGCACCAAGACAGACTTAAGGTTTGGTCTTTACCATGTGCTGTACGAGTGGTTCCATCCTCTTTATCTACAGGACAAAGAGAACAATTTCACCACCAGGAGATTTGTTGAT TTTAAGATCATGCCTGAGCTGTATGAAATTGTGAACACCTTTGAGCCTGACCTTGTGTGGTCTGATGGAGACTGGGAAGCTCCAGACACCTACTGGGGATCCAGGGAGTTTCTGACATGGCTATACAATGACAG TCCAATCAAGGATAAAGTAGTGACCAATGACCGGTGGGGTATAGGCTGTAATTGTACCCACGGAGGTGTCTATACTTGCGGAGACAGATACAACCCCG GTGTTCTGCAGAAGCACAAGTGGGTGAACGCCATGACAATAGACAAGAAGTCCTGGGGTTTCCGACGTAACGCTCCCCTGTCTGACTATCTGACCATAGAGGAGCTCATCGAGACTCTCGCTAGGACTGTCAG TTGTAACGGCAATCTACTCATGAACATTGGACCAACTTCTTATGGTGTGGTCAGTCCCATCTACGAAGAGAGGCTAAAGCAGATGGGCGAGTGGCTCAAGGTGAATGGTGAAGCCATCTACGAAACAAGACCCTGGACCTACCAGAATGAAACTGTGATACCTGAAATTTG GTACACCTCAAGGACAAACGGACAAGAAAAAGACATCTATGCAACCGTCATGAGCTGGCCCAATGTTGGGACCTTCCAGCTGACCCGTCCTATCCCTAATGACAACACTGTGGTCAGCCTACTGGGCTACTCCGGCACATTTAGCTACACAAACGCTGCAGGTCAAggcatcaacatcaacattccgGCCATTCCAGCAAACGCCATGCCGTGCAAGTGGGCATGGGTGTTCAAGATCACCAATGTTCAAAACTAA
- the LOC137288180 gene encoding alpha-L-fucosidase-like gives MASVTMLSSILILSVLVVLTVYGQYQPTWESLDARPLPAWYDDAKFGIFIHWGVFSVPSIGNEWFWYLWQKQKLPEVVDYMKKNFRPDWTYADFAPMYTAEFFDADEWARILESSGAKYIVFVSKHCEGFCHWPTNVSFSWNSMVAGPKRNIVGELEKSIRGKTDLKFGLYHVLYEWFHPLYVQDKANNFTTRRFVDFKITPALYELVNTYKPDIVWSDGDAEASASYWGSREFLAWLYNDSPVKDVVVTNDRWCTDCKCNHGGVYTCGDRYNPGVLQKHKWVNAMTIDKQSWGFRRNAPLSDYLTIEELIETLAKTVSCNGNLLMNIGPTHYGVISPIFQERLKQMGEWLKVNGEGIYKTRPWTYQNETSPPELWYTSKKSDEGTDVYAIILSWPTDGIINLSRPSPDTAKTVVTLLGYTFGSFEWTSAGPTGGINITIPVIPANRMPCKWAWVFKISNVKN, from the exons ATGGCTTCTGTTACAATGTTAAGTTCAATACTGATACTATCAGTACTTGTAGTGCTGACTGTATATGGCCAGTACCAGCCTACATGGGAATCTCTTGATGCCAGACCACTCCCAGCATGGTATGATGATGCCAAGTTTGGTATCTTCATCCACTGGGGAGTGTTCTCGGTACCAAGTATTGGCAATGAGTGGTTCTGGTATCTATGGCAGAAGCAGAAGTTGCCAGAAGTTGTTGActatatgaaaaaaaattttCGTCCTGATTGGACATATGCTGATTTTGCTCCAATGTACACTGCTGAATTCTTTGACGCGGATGAATGGGCTAGAATTCTGGAGTCCTCTGGTGCCAA GTACATAGTGTTTGTCAGTAAACACTGCGAGGGTTTCTGTCACTGGCCCACAAATGTGTCCTTCAGCTGGAATTCCATGGTTGCTGGGCCAAAGAGGAATATTGTTG GAGAACTGGAGAAATCAATTCGTGGCAAGACAGACTTGAAGTTTGGATTGTATCATGTGCTGTACGAGTGGTTCCACCCTCTCTATGTACAGGACAAAGCAAACAACTTCACAACTCGGAGATTTGTTGAT TTCAAGATCACCCCTGCATTATATGAGCTCGTCAACACCTACAAGCCTGACATTGTGTGGTCTGATGGAGATGCAGAAGCCTCTGCCTCATACTGGGGCTCCAGAGAGTTCCTGGCTTGGCTCTACAATGACAG CCCAGTCAAGGATGTTGTGGTGACCAATGACCGGTGGTGCACAGACTGCAAGTGTAACCATGGAGGTGTCTACACATGTGGTGACAGGTACAACCCTG GTGTTCTGCAGAAGCACAAGTGGGTGAACGCCATGACAATAGACAAGCAATCATGGGGCTTCCGACGTAATGCTCCCCTGTCAGACTACCTGACAATAGAAGAGCTTATCGAGACTCTAGCCAAAACTGTAAG CTGTAACGGCAATCTACTCATGAACATTGGACCAACTCACTACGGTGTAATCAGCCCCATCTTTCAGGAGAGACTGAAGCAGATGGGCGAATGGCTCAAGGTGAATGGTGAAGGCATCTACAAAACAAGACCCTGGACCTACCAGAATGAAACAAGTCCCCCAGAATTATG GTATACATCAAAGAAGTCTGACGAAGGTACTGATGTCTATGCTATCATCCTTAGCTGGCCGACTGATGGGATCATCAACCTTAGTCGACCATCACCTGACACAGCGAAGACCGTAGTCACCCTTCTGGGGTACACTTTTGGGTCATTTGAATGGACCAGTGCTGGTCCCACTGGGGGGATTAACATcactattccagttataccTGCCAACAGGATGCCGTGTAAGTGGGCATGGGTGTTCAAGATCAGCAATGTTAAAAACTGA
- the LOC137286268 gene encoding alpha-L-fucosidase-like, producing MDIKIPVLILLALTVTADGQSGRRTEIRYDPTWESLDSRPLPTWYDEAKIGVFVSWGVFSVPSFGNEWFWQRWEGDKNPAYVQYMKDNYKPDFTYADFASDFTAEFYDAEAWAELFEASGAKYTVFITKHHGGFCNWPTNVSFNWNSMMVGPKRDIVGEMARALKSKTDIRLGLYHSMYEWFNPLYLQDKANNYTTTKFPEQKTIPELYELVNTYEPDLLWSDGDWDAPDTYWGSKEFLAWLYNDSPVKDRAVVNDRWGKGDECHHGGYLTCTDRYNPGVLQPRKWEGGLTIDKKSWGFRREATLEDYLTMDDIITRLVEVVSCGGNLVINVSPTKYGMISPIYEERLRQMGEWLKVNGEAIYSSKPWVAQNDTVTPGVWYTQRAGTVYAIVLNWPQPGQLILGSALPKSGMKVNLLGYTEGSFSWQNASPKGISITIPPIPVNKMPCQWAWVFAMA from the exons ATGGACATAAAGATACCAGTCTTAATACTGCTAGCTTTAACAGTGACAGCAGATGGACAGTCAGGAAGGAGGACTGAGATTCGCTATGACCCCACATGGGAGTCCCTAGATTCCAGGCCATTACCAACATGGTATGATGAAGCCAAAATTGGAGTATTTGTGTCGTGGGGAGTCTTTTCAGTACCAAGTTTTGGAAATGAGTGGTTTTGGCAACGATGGGAAGGGGACAAAAATCCAGCTTATGTTCAGTACATGAAGGACAACTATAAACCTGACTTCACCTATGCTGACTTCGCTAGTGACTTCACGGCAGAGTTCTATGATGCTGAGGCTTGGGCAGAATTGTTTGAGGCTTCTGGAGCTAA atacacTGTATTTATAACTAAACATCATGGAGGTTTTTGCAACTGGCCAACTAACGTCAGTTTTAACTGGAACTCCATGATGGTTGGCCCAAAGAGAGATATTGTTG GTGAGATGGCTCGAGCCCTGAAGTCAAAGACAGATATTCGCCTTGGCCTGTACCACTCTATGTATGAGTGGTTCAACCCTCTGTATCTACAGGACAAGGCTAATAACTACACTACCACCAAGTTTCCTGAG CAAAAGACTATTCCTGAGCTATACGAGCTTGTGAACACCTATGAACCTGACCTGTTGTGGTCTGATGGAGACTGGGATGCTCCAGACACTTACTGGGGTTCCAAGGAGTTCCTCGCCTGGCTGTACAATGACAG CCCAGTGAAGGACAGGGCTGTCGTCAATGATAGATGGGGAAAGGGGGATGAATGTCATCATGGGGGCTACTTGACATGTACAGACAGGTACAATCCAG GAGTACTGCAGCCAAGGAAGTGGGAGGGAGGATTGACAATTGACAAGAAGTCTTGGGGATTCCGTCGAGAAGCCACACTGGAAGATTACTTGACCATGGACGATATCATAACACGGCTTGTTGAAGTTGTCAG CTGTGGAGGGAACCTAGTAATTAATGTCAGCCCAACCAAATATGGCATGATTAGTCCAATCTATGAGGAAAGACTGCGTCAGATGGGAGAATGGCTGAAGGTGAATGGAGAGGCCATCTACTCCTCCAAACCTTGGGTGGCCCAGAATGACACAGTCACACCAGGAGTTTG GTACACACAGAGGGCTGGGACGGTGTACGCCATTGTGCTCAACTGGCCTCAACCAGGTCAACTCATCCTTGGATCAGCTCTGCCAAAATCTGGAATGAAAGTCAACCTCCTTGGGTATACTGAAGGCTCCTTCTCCTGGCAGAATGCTTCACCCAAAGGAATCAGCATCACAATCCCTCCCATCCCTGTCAACAAGATGCCATGTCAATGGGCATGGGTCTTTGCCATGGCATAA